One stretch of Limnohabitans sp. DNA includes these proteins:
- a CDS encoding gamma-glutamyltransferase family protein, whose translation MKNPRASRFRRLQSVILLSASALFLSAFGGNAELKACLQGTTTGGVSVGSGLPGDPSIPEKSSGYKLGNKVVNSTSYMAVTANPRATQAGCEVLSAGGTAADAAVAIQMVLGLVEPQSSGLGGGAFALYYNANSKQVFSYDGRETAPAAATENYLRHISASNQTTPLPNLGSAFASIRASGRSIGTPGAVKMLELLHQDHGQKSWGTLFDPAIQLATNGFGISGRMADAIAGAKNDLLRDPEAAAYFLNADSTPKALGTLIKNPEYAQTLGSIAKGGANAFYTGPIAQSIVDKIKVTSSGGANPVAITPGLTELSDLANYRAIKREPVCTTYRNYWVCGMAPPSSGGIAVAQSLGILENFDLSAGQYLPTLVNSDGGKPSIAAVHLISESQRLAYADRNKYVADTDFVPLPGNGVSSMVAKDYLKARAGLISTTKSMGTALPGVFPTAPASGSSATEGKGTTHMSIVDKYGNALVMTTTIESGMGSFRFTRGFLLNNQLTDFSPDPSDSSGLIANRIAPLKRPRSSMAPTLVFSKNLEGGRGDFVMATGSPGGATIIQFVVKTLVSALDWKLDAQQATSMVNFGAANSVTTGVGGEHPSIDVSNSGLNDPLLVGLRSLGHTVSFAAQSSGVSTIIRAPSATTGAQTLWGGADPRREGLALGDNPF comes from the coding sequence ATGAAAAATCCGAGGGCAAGCAGGTTTCGCCGATTGCAATCTGTCATTTTGCTCAGCGCTTCAGCTTTGTTTTTGTCGGCCTTTGGCGGTAATGCTGAATTGAAAGCATGTTTACAGGGCACCACTACTGGCGGAGTTTCCGTGGGTTCCGGTTTGCCTGGAGACCCGTCAATTCCTGAAAAATCATCAGGCTACAAGCTTGGCAACAAGGTTGTAAACAGCACAAGTTACATGGCTGTGACGGCCAATCCCCGCGCAACGCAAGCCGGTTGCGAGGTTCTCAGTGCAGGCGGTACTGCTGCAGATGCCGCAGTGGCGATTCAAATGGTTCTTGGCCTGGTCGAGCCACAATCGTCGGGTTTGGGTGGCGGTGCTTTTGCGCTTTATTACAATGCAAACAGCAAGCAGGTTTTTTCCTACGATGGTCGTGAAACAGCCCCCGCAGCCGCGACAGAAAACTACTTGCGACACATCAGTGCCAGCAACCAAACCACCCCATTGCCCAATTTAGGCAGCGCCTTTGCAAGCATTCGCGCAAGTGGTCGATCCATTGGCACACCCGGTGCCGTCAAGATGTTGGAACTTTTGCACCAAGATCATGGGCAAAAGTCATGGGGCACGCTTTTTGATCCTGCGATTCAATTGGCCACCAATGGTTTTGGCATCAGTGGGCGCATGGCCGATGCCATTGCAGGTGCCAAAAACGATCTGCTTCGTGATCCAGAGGCCGCGGCTTACTTTTTAAATGCGGATTCCACTCCCAAGGCACTTGGCACACTCATCAAAAACCCCGAGTATGCGCAAACCCTGGGTTCAATTGCAAAGGGCGGTGCCAATGCTTTTTATACCGGCCCCATCGCGCAATCCATTGTTGACAAAATTAAGGTTACAAGTTCCGGGGGGGCAAATCCAGTTGCCATCACGCCGGGTTTAACCGAGTTGAGTGACCTGGCCAATTACCGCGCCATCAAGAGAGAACCTGTTTGCACCACTTACCGCAATTATTGGGTTTGTGGCATGGCGCCACCTTCTTCCGGCGGTATCGCCGTAGCGCAGTCACTGGGCATTTTGGAAAATTTTGATTTATCCGCTGGCCAATATTTGCCAACCTTGGTCAATTCGGATGGCGGCAAGCCGTCCATTGCTGCCGTTCATTTGATCAGTGAATCGCAAAGGCTGGCTTATGCAGATCGCAACAAGTATGTTGCGGACACCGATTTTGTCCCTCTCCCAGGCAATGGCGTGAGTTCGATGGTTGCCAAAGACTATCTGAAAGCAAGAGCGGGTTTGATTTCAACGACCAAAAGTATGGGAACGGCATTGCCCGGTGTCTTTCCGACAGCTCCGGCCTCTGGCAGCAGCGCTACCGAGGGAAAGGGAACTACCCACATGTCCATTGTTGACAAATACGGTAATGCACTCGTCATGACAACGACCATTGAGTCTGGAATGGGGTCATTTCGTTTCACACGCGGATTTCTTCTGAACAATCAGCTCACGGATTTTTCACCTGACCCTTCAGATTCTTCAGGTTTGATTGCGAATCGAATTGCGCCACTGAAAAGACCGCGCAGTTCAATGGCACCGACTTTGGTGTTCAGCAAGAACTTAGAAGGCGGTCGCGGAGATTTTGTCATGGCAACAGGCTCACCCGGTGGCGCAACCATTATTCAGTTTGTTGTTAAAACATTGGTCAGCGCCCTGGACTGGAAGCTCGACGCGCAGCAAGCAACTTCGATGGTCAATTTTGGTGCGGCAAACAGCGTGACGACTGGTGTTGGCGGTGAGCATCCTTCCATTGACGTTTCAAACAGCGGCTTGAACGATCCTTTGTTGGTTGGATTGCGCTCGTTAGGCCACACCGTGTCTTTTGCGGCGCAGTCCAGCGGCGTATCCACCATCATTCGTGCCCCGTCTGCAACGACCGGAGCACAGACCTTGTGGGGCGGTGCGGATCCACGTCGAGAAGGTCTTGCACTGGGGGACAATCCTTTTTAA
- a CDS encoding IS4 family transposase — MSTAGNRFIPWTSFSRIVQRYGGDAGVRRLTCSEQFRVMAFAQLTWRESLRDIEVTLGANASKLYAMGFRHSIHRSTLADANESRNWRIWADLAAVLIRRARKLYLDEDLGLELKNTVYALDATTIDLCLSLFDWAPFRKTKAAVKLHTLLDLRGSIPAFIHISDGKMHEVNVLDILVLEPGAFYVMDRGYLNFARLFQMHQAGAFFVTRAKSNMNARRVYSAKVDGSSGIICDQTIALNGHYAAQDYPEHLRRIRLKDPETQKTLAFLTNNTSLPPLTIAALYKSRWQVELFFKWIKQHLRIKKFLGNSENAVKTQIWCAVSTYVLIAIVKKELQLNVSLYTLLQILSVSLFEKTEVSSALQLERNTSDSPDDGNQLNLFTF; from the coding sequence ATGTCAACTGCCGGAAATAGGTTCATTCCATGGACAAGCTTTTCTCGAATCGTTCAGCGCTACGGCGGCGACGCGGGCGTGCGCCGCTTGACTTGCTCCGAGCAGTTTCGCGTTATGGCCTTTGCCCAGTTGACTTGGCGCGAGAGCCTGAGAGACATCGAGGTGACGCTGGGTGCGAACGCCAGCAAGCTTTACGCCATGGGCTTTCGCCACAGCATCCATCGCTCCACCCTGGCCGATGCCAACGAGTCGCGCAACTGGCGCATTTGGGCCGACTTGGCTGCAGTTTTGATCCGGCGCGCTCGCAAACTTTATTTGGACGAGGACCTGGGGCTCGAACTTAAGAACACGGTCTACGCGCTGGATGCCACCACCATCGATCTTTGCCTGAGCCTGTTCGACTGGGCCCCGTTTCGCAAAACCAAGGCTGCTGTAAAGCTCCATACACTGTTGGACTTGCGAGGCTCTATTCCAGCCTTCATCCACATCAGCGATGGCAAGATGCACGAGGTCAATGTGCTGGACATCTTGGTTCTGGAGCCCGGCGCGTTCTACGTTATGGACCGGGGCTACTTGAACTTTGCTCGCCTGTTCCAAATGCATCAGGCGGGCGCCTTCTTTGTGACCCGCGCCAAAAGCAATATGAACGCCAGGCGCGTGTACTCGGCCAAAGTGGACGGGAGCAGCGGCATCATCTGCGATCAGACCATTGCGTTGAACGGGCACTATGCTGCCCAAGACTACCCGGAGCACTTGCGCCGTATCCGCCTCAAAGACCCCGAAACCCAAAAGACGCTGGCCTTTTTGACCAACAACACAAGCTTGCCGCCCTTGACGATTGCCGCTTTGTACAAGAGCCGTTGGCAGGTCGAGTTGTTTTTCAAGTGGATCAAGCAGCACCTGCGAATCAAGAAGTTTCTGGGCAACAGCGAAAACGCAGTCAAGACGCAAATCTGGTGCGCCGTGTCCACCTACGTGCTCATTGCAATCGTTAAGAAGGAACTTCAATTGAACGTCTCGCTCTACACATTGCTACAGATTTTGTCGGTCTCGCTTTTCGAGAAAACTGAGGTTTCAAGCGCCTTACAGCTCGAAAGAAACACTAGCGATAGCCCAGACGACGGTAACCAGTTGAATTTATTCACTTTTTAA
- a CDS encoding alpha/beta hydrolase, giving the protein MFDIDAVRKTFTTSDGVKLSYLEAGKGQPFVMIPGWSQTADQWHHQINHFSKKYRVLALDMRGHGESEKPGHGYRIYRLSKDVKEFIEGLDLQNAILMGHSMGCSVLWGLYDLYGASRVSKFVFVDEPAYLSNNPTLSPEGLVQAGAIFTPEAAFSTAVALAADADGSVTTGFVSGMFTPECPKDIVQKSIALNFKFPRDKAAQLVIDHVHNDWRDVMARITVPALCIGGRASFVPWTCVVWQAEQIPNGQHEIFEANEGGSHFMFMENPQKFNARVEQFLN; this is encoded by the coding sequence ATGTTTGATATCGATGCAGTCAGAAAGACCTTCACCACCAGCGACGGGGTAAAGCTCAGTTACTTGGAGGCCGGCAAAGGCCAGCCCTTTGTCATGATCCCGGGCTGGTCGCAAACGGCGGATCAATGGCATCACCAGATCAACCATTTTTCAAAAAAATATCGCGTCTTGGCGCTGGATATGCGTGGCCACGGCGAATCCGAAAAACCGGGACATGGCTATCGGATTTATCGCCTTTCGAAGGATGTCAAAGAATTCATCGAAGGTCTTGATCTGCAAAACGCCATCCTGATGGGGCATTCGATGGGCTGTTCAGTGCTTTGGGGACTTTACGATCTCTACGGTGCCAGTCGGGTCTCGAAATTCGTCTTTGTCGATGAGCCTGCCTACCTCTCCAACAACCCAACACTGTCGCCAGAGGGATTGGTTCAGGCCGGGGCTATTTTTACGCCCGAGGCCGCCTTCAGTACCGCTGTGGCGCTCGCTGCCGATGCAGATGGCTCAGTGACGACCGGCTTTGTCTCGGGCATGTTCACCCCCGAATGCCCGAAGGACATTGTCCAGAAATCAATCGCGCTCAATTTCAAATTTCCGCGTGACAAGGCAGCCCAACTGGTCATCGATCATGTGCACAACGACTGGCGTGATGTGATGGCACGGATCACGGTCCCGGCCCTTTGCATCGGTGGCAGGGCAAGCTTCGTTCCATGGACATGCGTGGTCTGGCAAGCAGAACAGATACCGAATGGTCAGCATGAAATCTTTGAAGCGAACGAGGGTGGCTCCCATTTCATGTTCATGGAGAATCCTCAAAAGTTCAATGCCAGGGTGGAGCAATTCCTGAACTGA